In Candidatus Poribacteria bacterium, one DNA window encodes the following:
- a CDS encoding DUF1385 domain-containing protein — translation MERLEHVGGQAVIEGVMMRSRSRYVVAVRTPRGDISIKSERINSPAERFPVLKKPLLRGIVVLIESLLIGMKALTYSAQEAIEEDERKGEKGLSNFAMTLTLLISFVLGLGLFVILPAFLAGEVTDKGWAFNLIDGFIRLVMFFGYILAISLMPDIRRVFEYHGAEHKSIYAYESGEELSVENASKYSTLHPRCGTAFLLTVMVVSILVFSILGKPSSYFIRFGSRVVLIPLIAGISYEVIRLASKRSQSGIMRIVIAPGLLLQRLTTREPSSDQLQVAISALKELVRSEERGDIS, via the coding sequence ATGGAGAGGCTTGAACATGTCGGCGGCCAGGCGGTCATCGAAGGCGTGATGATGCGATCCCGATCCCGATACGTCGTGGCCGTTCGTACCCCAAGAGGGGATATATCGATAAAATCCGAAAGGATAAACTCTCCCGCCGAAAGGTTTCCTGTTCTGAAAAAACCGCTCCTGCGAGGGATCGTCGTGCTGATAGAGTCCCTCCTGATCGGAATGAAGGCATTGACATATTCGGCCCAGGAGGCGATCGAGGAAGATGAAAGGAAAGGTGAGAAAGGGCTGAGCAATTTCGCCATGACGCTCACCCTGCTTATAAGCTTTGTTCTCGGTCTCGGCCTCTTTGTGATCCTCCCGGCCTTTCTGGCGGGGGAGGTGACAGATAAGGGTTGGGCGTTTAACCTGATAGACGGATTCATCAGACTGGTGATGTTTTTCGGTTATATCCTCGCCATATCGCTTATGCCGGATATAAGGAGGGTTTTCGAATATCACGGGGCAGAGCATAAATCCATATACGCCTATGAATCGGGAGAGGAGCTATCCGTAGAAAACGCGTCGAAATACTCCACACTTCATCCCCGCTGTGGCACGGCCTTCCTCCTGACCGTCATGGTCGTCAGCATCCTCGTCTTCTCCATACTCGGTAAACCCAGTTCCTATTTCATCCGCTTCGGAAGCAGGGTGGTTCTCATACCGTTGATAGCGGGGATATCGTATGAGGTGATCCGGTTGGCCTCCAAGAGGTCTCAGAGCGGGATTATGCGGATCGTTATCGCTCCAGGGTTGCTTCTACAGAGGCTAACCACGAGGGAACCGTCATCCGATCAGCTTCAAGTGGCCATAAGCGCACTTAAGGAGCTCGTAAGATCGGAGGAGAGAGGTGATATATCTTAA
- the groES gene encoding co-chaperone GroES produces the protein MPIKPLYDRILVKRVEEEEEKVGNIIIPDTAKEKPQEGVVIAVGEGKVLENGDRVTPTVSPGDRVLFGKYAGTEIKYEGEEYLIMREEDILAKVVNE, from the coding sequence ATGCCGATAAAACCCCTTTATGACAGGATTCTGGTCAAGAGGGTTGAGGAGGAAGAGGAGAAGGTCGGCAACATAATCATCCCGGACACCGCCAAAGAGAAACCGCAGGAAGGCGTCGTGATAGCCGTCGGTGAGGGCAAGGTTCTCGAAAACGGCGACAGGGTTACTCCCACTGTCAGCCCCGGCGATAGGGTCCTCTTCGGCAAGTATGCTGGGACGGAGATAAAGTATGAGGGTGAGGAGTATCTGATAATGCGCGAGGAGGATATCCTCGCCAAAGTCGTTAACGAGTAA
- a CDS encoding FAD/NAD(P)-binding protein translates to MKNPFLPLPVKISKIKVETDDGRIKSFDLQFIDEEEAARFKYMPGQFIEVSVLGVGEAPMGIASSPVEEESLRITVTRIGSVTSALHDKLEGSIIGVRGPLGNHYPLDQFEGKDIIIIGGGFGFTTLRSLILYMIHSENRGRFGKVTVIYGAREPGLFLYKDELAEWEKRKDLDLILTIDKPAEGWKGRIGFVTDVLKDLSPPAENTYAVACGPPAMIRFCSKLLLDLGFPPERIITSLEMKMKCGVGLCGRCNVGNLYVCKDGPIFTFKQLQEAREAVSK, encoded by the coding sequence ATGAAAAACCCCTTTTTGCCATTACCTGTGAAGATATCCAAGATCAAAGTCGAGACCGATGATGGTAGGATAAAGAGCTTCGATCTCCAGTTCATCGATGAAGAAGAGGCAGCTCGATTTAAATATATGCCCGGCCAGTTCATCGAAGTCTCTGTTTTAGGTGTTGGCGAGGCACCTATGGGCATAGCCTCTTCACCGGTTGAGGAGGAATCCTTGAGGATAACCGTCACGCGGATCGGCTCGGTCACATCAGCCCTACATGATAAGCTCGAAGGATCGATTATCGGTGTCCGTGGGCCTTTGGGGAATCACTATCCGCTGGATCAATTTGAGGGAAAGGATATCATAATCATAGGCGGAGGATTCGGCTTCACCACGCTCCGTTCGCTCATCCTATACATGATCCATTCTGAAAATAGGGGGCGTTTCGGAAAGGTGACCGTTATCTATGGTGCAAGGGAACCGGGTCTTTTCCTATATAAGGATGAACTGGCCGAATGGGAGAAAAGGAAGGATCTGGATTTGATCCTAACGATAGATAAACCGGCGGAGGGGTGGAAAGGCAGGATCGGATTCGTGACGGATGTGCTAAAGGACCTCTCTCCTCCGGCGGAGAACACCTACGCTGTGGCCTGCGGCCCGCCGGCCATGATCAGATTCTGTTCCAAGCTTCTTCTCGATTTGGGTTTCCCCCCCGAGAGGATCATCACGTCGCTGGAGATGAAGATGAAATGCGGTGTAGGCCTGTGTGGCAGATGTAACGTGGGGAACCTCTATGTGTGCAAGGACGGACCGATATTCACCTTCAAGCAGCTTCAAGAGGCGAGGGAGGCGGTATCAAAATGA
- a CDS encoding chromate transporter — protein MIYLKIFAIFLKMGTFIFGAGHALAFAIQQEVVSRGWMSMEDFQDGWSVASALPGPITVKLAVYTGYKVAGVPGAISAVVGYILPSALMMGIVSFFFLKFKDSRAVEAILRGIKPAVVALIAVAAYKFLNTGAVVDARGYVILTAAFGLMAFVGVSPIKIILGAAIIGLTYLIKP, from the coding sequence GTGATATATCTTAAGATCTTCGCTATATTTCTGAAGATGGGAACCTTCATCTTCGGTGCCGGTCATGCTCTCGCCTTTGCCATTCAGCAGGAGGTCGTATCAAGGGGATGGATGAGCATGGAGGATTTCCAGGATGGGTGGTCCGTCGCCAGCGCCCTTCCCGGGCCGATTACAGTTAAATTGGCCGTCTACACGGGATACAAGGTGGCGGGAGTTCCGGGGGCCATCTCGGCGGTTGTGGGATACATCCTTCCCAGCGCCCTGATGATGGGGATCGTATCCTTCTTCTTCCTGAAGTTCAAGGATTCAAGGGCCGTCGAGGCGATTCTCAGGGGGATCAAACCGGCCGTCGTAGCGCTCATAGCCGTCGCCGCCTATAAGTTCCTGAATACCGGCGCTGTGGTAGATGCCAGGGGATATGTCATATTAACGGCAGCGTTCGGACTCATGGCCTTCGTCGGAGTGTCCCCCATAAAGATCATCCTGGGAGCGGCCATCATTGGCCTGACGTATCTGATAAAACCATAA
- a CDS encoding aldo/keto reductase, with product MQYREYGNTGIKLSALGFGCMRFPTDENRRIKEDESIEMLKYAYEHGVNIFDSAAVYNGGDSERVLGKAVKGMDRSRIYISTKNHYKGADAGEWRRTLEGSLERLDIDYIDFYHMHDLRLNQFIEGIIVKGGPLQEALKAKEEGLIRHLCFSSHDDPENVKKMINTGYFEGILVQYNILDRAYEDVIAHARQKGLGILVMGPVGGGRLAAPSEQIQKLIPGGAKTSAEAALRFVLANENVTTALSGMSSMQMVVENIETASRTEPLSEDEKRHMAEMLEQVRKLAELYCTGCGYCMPCPNGVDIPANFRAMIYYKVYGLKDYAKSEYRRLKNRKVNGEPKPASADVCVECGQCEAKCPQNIPIIKQLKEVAEVLGA from the coding sequence ATGCAGTACCGCGAATACGGCAACACGGGCATCAAGTTGTCCGCCCTCGGATTCGGATGCATGAGGTTCCCCACCGATGAGAACAGAAGGATCAAAGAGGACGAATCCATCGAGATGCTGAAGTACGCCTACGAACACGGGGTTAACATCTTCGATTCCGCCGCCGTCTATAACGGAGGCGATTCGGAGAGGGTGCTCGGAAAGGCTGTCAAGGGGATGGACAGGAGCAGGATCTACATCTCGACCAAGAACCATTACAAGGGGGCCGATGCGGGCGAGTGGCGCAGGACGCTGGAAGGGTCTCTTGAGAGGTTAGACATAGATTACATAGATTTCTACCACATGCACGACCTGAGGTTGAACCAGTTCATAGAGGGGATCATCGTCAAGGGAGGGCCGCTTCAGGAGGCGCTTAAGGCAAAGGAAGAGGGCCTGATAAGACATCTCTGTTTCTCCTCACATGATGATCCCGAAAACGTCAAGAAGATGATCAACACGGGATATTTTGAAGGGATCCTGGTTCAATACAACATACTGGACCGCGCCTATGAAGATGTTATAGCTCATGCCCGCCAAAAAGGCCTGGGAATTCTGGTCATGGGACCCGTAGGAGGAGGTAGGTTGGCCGCGCCATCGGAGCAGATCCAGAAGCTTATCCCCGGCGGCGCTAAAACCTCCGCGGAGGCGGCACTGAGATTTGTCCTGGCCAACGAAAACGTCACCACAGCCCTTTCAGGCATGAGCTCGATGCAGATGGTCGTGGAGAACATCGAAACCGCTTCCCGCACGGAACCGCTTTCTGAGGACGAGAAAAGACATATGGCTGAGATGCTGGAACAGGTGCGGAAACTTGCCGAGCTCTACTGTACCGGATGCGGGTATTGCATGCCGTGCCCCAACGGCGTTGATATCCCGGCCAATTTCAGGGCTATGATATACTACAAGGTATACGGCCTGAAGGATTACGCCAAGAGCGAATACAGACGGCTTAAGAACAGAAAGGTGAACGGCGAGCCTAAACCGGCTTCAGCCGATGTATGCGTTGAGTGTGGACAATGTGAGGCTAAATGTCCGCAGAACATCCCGATCATCAAACAGCTCAAGGAGGTCGCCGAAGTGCTCGGCGCGTGA
- a CDS encoding PEGA domain-containing protein → MRKSILILILLVILGIGGAFIYYRYLSGLLIVTSFPNEAIVDVDDKTRGETPLFERLIIGKHKVEVYKRGYGRVRREIKLKARQELKLVLKLPVMINSNPSGADLYIDDRYIGKTPQAVDLKPGIHKFKLHKDGFLDYNSSLMIAGEYLKPIPPINLKPIPPKYKIPVTSTPPKAKVYLDDRYQGETPITLELKAGRYLVEIMLNGYEPYRDLLLVPYKKRIDVKLKRIIRYGSISVNAFPYGRVFLDGIEKGETPILIRRVPEGEHTVTIKRDGFKEIIRRVIVRHGKRVKIGIKGDNWVAR, encoded by the coding sequence GTGAGAAAATCGATCCTTATTCTGATCCTCCTGGTGATCCTCGGAATAGGTGGGGCGTTTATCTATTACAGGTATCTATCCGGATTGCTCATCGTGACCTCATTCCCGAATGAGGCGATCGTCGATGTAGACGATAAAACCAGAGGTGAAACCCCTCTCTTTGAGAGGTTGATTATCGGAAAACACAAGGTGGAGGTATATAAAAGGGGCTACGGCAGGGTTAGACGTGAGATAAAGCTCAAAGCACGGCAGGAGCTGAAGCTCGTCCTCAAACTCCCGGTTATGATAAATTCCAACCCGTCAGGAGCCGATCTCTACATCGACGATCGATATATCGGAAAAACCCCACAGGCGGTCGATCTGAAGCCAGGCATACACAAGTTCAAATTACATAAGGACGGTTTCCTGGACTACAACTCTTCCCTGATGATAGCGGGCGAATATCTCAAGCCGATACCACCTATAAACCTCAAGCCCATCCCGCCGAAGTATAAAATTCCCGTAACCTCCACCCCTCCCAAGGCGAAGGTTTATCTGGATGATAGATATCAAGGTGAAACCCCAATCACGCTTGAGTTGAAAGCCGGGAGATATCTTGTGGAGATCATGCTCAACGGATATGAGCCATACAGAGACCTCCTGCTCGTCCCATACAAGAAGAGGATCGATGTGAAATTGAAGAGGATCATCCGCTATGGTTCCATTTCCGTTAACGCTTTCCCATATGGTAGGGTTTTCCTGGACGGGATCGAAAAGGGTGAGACACCGATTCTGATCAGAAGGGTTCCGGAAGGTGAGCATACTGTGACGATCAAGCGGGACGGGTTTAAGGAGATAATACGTCGCGTCATAGTCAGGCACGGCAAAAGGGTCAAAATAGGGATCAAAGGGGATAACTGGGTGGCACGATGA
- a CDS encoding NFACT family protein: MAFDSFSLHRLISELQPLVGNQIRHIAQTESYEIAIRIGPYALLISAHPVHARIHLIPRMPKVKERERRHFSDFLMTHLMRGTVNRIEQIGLDRIVHIEVQPQGDLLRKEPRLLICEFMGKHSNIILVNLDTGKILESIKHIDSSLSSYREVLPGLDYIPPPQKPKLDPFRLTREEFLDVIRERPNQPDKAIVASIDGFSPVIAREVIFRAGVDDPEKMWEAYVEVIEAIRDEIGDGHPCVMLDRDGKPVAVGPLRLRQFEAQGARPVFFSSMSEALERFHARVIERERFLTERSQLIARLRRRRKVISEKLNELQMQMERAEDAETMRIKGELILSNLKSIRKGETEVMLQNFYDPQLRPIRVELSPELSPTQNAQLYFKRYAKAKRARVKLANVIADQEKMLQLLDEMIKEVEDLRSQAELDRLKEDLVRRGWMRREEAKGGRRKERESEPFRRFISSNGFEILVGRNNRENDLLTLRFANKNDIWLHAKNIQGSHVLIRNPEGREIPVPTLLEAASLAAYFSKAKHSSHVPVDYTLAKYVTKPKGAKEGFVIYTHEKTLFVEPRLLRERVNPEG; encoded by the coding sequence ATGGCTTTTGACAGCTTCAGCCTTCACAGGCTCATAAGTGAGCTCCAGCCGCTGGTGGGCAATCAGATCAGACATATCGCCCAGACCGAGAGCTATGAGATCGCGATACGGATCGGCCCATACGCTCTCCTCATCTCAGCACATCCCGTCCATGCCAGGATCCACCTCATCCCGAGGATGCCCAAAGTGAAGGAAAGGGAGAGACGCCATTTTTCCGATTTCCTCATGACCCACCTGATGCGAGGAACGGTAAACAGGATTGAACAGATAGGGTTGGACAGGATCGTACATATCGAGGTACAACCACAGGGTGACCTGCTGCGTAAAGAGCCCAGGCTTCTGATATGCGAGTTTATGGGCAAACATAGCAACATCATCCTGGTTAACCTCGATACCGGGAAGATACTTGAGAGCATCAAACATATAGATTCAAGCCTTAGTTCCTACAGGGAAGTTCTCCCCGGTCTGGATTATATCCCGCCGCCTCAAAAGCCGAAGTTAGACCCCTTCCGGCTGACAAGGGAGGAGTTTCTAGATGTTATAAGGGAAAGGCCGAATCAGCCTGACAAAGCCATAGTAGCTTCTATCGATGGTTTCAGCCCTGTCATCGCCAGAGAGGTGATCTTTCGAGCAGGGGTGGACGATCCTGAGAAAATGTGGGAGGCATATGTGGAGGTGATCGAGGCGATAAGGGATGAAATCGGGGACGGTCATCCGTGCGTCATGCTCGATCGAGACGGGAAACCCGTTGCCGTTGGGCCGTTAAGGCTGAGGCAGTTCGAAGCTCAGGGGGCTCGACCGGTCTTCTTCAGCTCGATGAGCGAAGCGCTGGAGAGGTTTCACGCAAGGGTGATAGAGCGGGAGAGATTTCTCACGGAGAGATCACAGCTTATAGCAAGGCTCAGGAGGCGTAGAAAGGTTATATCTGAGAAGCTAAATGAGCTTCAGATGCAGATGGAAAGGGCGGAGGATGCTGAGACCATGAGGATCAAAGGGGAATTGATATTATCAAACTTGAAATCGATAAGAAAGGGCGAAACCGAGGTTATGCTTCAGAACTTCTATGACCCGCAGCTTAGGCCGATCAGAGTGGAACTTTCCCCTGAGCTTTCGCCCACCCAAAACGCACAGCTTTACTTCAAACGGTATGCCAAGGCCAAGAGGGCACGGGTTAAGCTCGCAAATGTGATCGCCGATCAAGAAAAGATGTTGCAACTGCTCGATGAGATGATCAAGGAAGTTGAGGATTTAAGATCGCAGGCGGAGCTCGATCGGTTGAAAGAGGATTTGGTAAGGCGTGGGTGGATGAGAAGGGAAGAGGCAAAAGGGGGGAGGAGAAAGGAGAGGGAATCGGAGCCGTTTAGAAGGTTCATCTCATCGAACGGATTTGAGATATTGGTCGGGAGGAACAACAGGGAGAACGATCTCCTGACCCTCCGATTTGCCAACAAAAACGATATATGGCTCCATGCCAAGAACATTCAGGGATCACATGTGCTCATACGGAATCCAGAGGGCAGGGAAATCCCGGTGCCCACTCTACTTGAGGCGGCGTCTCTGGCGGCCTATTTTAGTAAGGCGAAACACTCAAGCCATGTTCCCGTAGACTACACGCTTGCCAAGTATGTAACCAAGCCCAAAGGTGCTAAGGAGGGATTTGTGATCTACACCCATGAGAAAACCCTTTTCGTCGAGCCAAGGCTTTTAAGGGAGAGGGTTAACCCGGAGGGATGA
- the groL gene encoding chaperonin GroEL (60 kDa chaperone family; promotes refolding of misfolded polypeptides especially under stressful conditions; forms two stacked rings of heptamers to form a barrel-shaped 14mer; ends can be capped by GroES; misfolded proteins enter the barrel where they are refolded when GroES binds): MAAKQLAFSEEARNSIRRGVDILANAVKVTLGPRGRNVVIEKKFGAPTVTKDGVTVAKEIELEDPYENMGAQMVREVASKTSDVAGDGTTTATVLAQAIYREGLKNVAAGRNPMSLKRGIDKAVEAVVKKLGEISRDVSDKSEIAHVAAVSANNDMKVGEIIADAMEKVGKDGVITVEEAKSLETTLEFVEGMQFDRGYLSPYFITDPERMEAVLEEPLILIFEKKISALKDIVPLLQRVAEMGKSLLIIAEDVEGEALATLVVNKIRGTLRCAAVKAPGYGERRKAMLQDIAILTDGKFISEDLGIKLENVTINDLGSAKKVVITKDDTTIIEGAGSKEAIMGRIQQIRKQIEETTSDYDREKLQERLAKLAGGVAVIKVGAASEVEMKNKKALFEDAMHATRAAVEEGIVPGGGVALLRCIPALDELKVEDEDEQVGINIVRRALEEPIRQIARNAGKEDSVIVEKVRSADFAIGYDAAKDEIVDMFKAGIIDPTKVVRTALQNAASVAGLMITTEALVAEIPEKEKEKAPTPPDMY; the protein is encoded by the coding sequence ATGGCAGCAAAACAGCTTGCTTTCAGTGAGGAGGCGAGGAATTCGATAAGAAGGGGCGTTGATATCCTGGCCAATGCCGTCAAGGTTACCCTTGGGCCCCGAGGGAGAAACGTCGTGATAGAGAAGAAGTTCGGAGCGCCCACGGTGACCAAGGACGGTGTCACCGTCGCCAAGGAGATAGAGCTTGAGGACCCATATGAGAACATGGGCGCTCAGATGGTCAGGGAGGTGGCCTCCAAAACCAGCGATGTGGCGGGAGATGGCACCACTACGGCGACGGTCCTGGCTCAGGCGATCTATCGCGAGGGGCTGAAGAACGTCGCCGCCGGAAGAAACCCGATGAGCCTCAAACGGGGGATCGATAAGGCGGTCGAGGCCGTCGTCAAGAAGTTAGGTGAGATAAGCAGGGATGTGTCCGATAAGAGCGAGATCGCTCACGTCGCCGCTGTCTCGGCCAATAACGATATGAAGGTGGGCGAGATCATCGCCGACGCCATGGAGAAGGTCGGCAAGGACGGGGTTATCACCGTTGAGGAGGCCAAGAGCCTGGAGACAACCCTGGAGTTCGTCGAGGGAATGCAGTTCGACAGAGGGTATCTCTCCCCCTACTTCATCACCGATCCGGAGAGGATGGAGGCGGTTTTAGAGGAGCCGCTCATACTGATCTTCGAGAAGAAGATCAGCGCCCTGAAAGATATCGTCCCGCTGTTGCAGAGGGTCGCTGAGATGGGCAAATCCCTTCTGATCATCGCCGAGGACGTAGAAGGCGAGGCGCTGGCAACGCTGGTCGTGAACAAGATCCGCGGCACGCTCCGCTGCGCTGCCGTTAAGGCCCCCGGATACGGCGAGAGACGTAAGGCGATGTTGCAGGACATAGCGATCCTGACCGACGGCAAGTTCATCTCCGAAGATCTGGGGATCAAGCTGGAAAACGTGACGATCAACGACCTCGGCAGTGCCAAGAAGGTGGTCATTACCAAGGACGATACCACCATCATCGAGGGCGCCGGCAGCAAGGAAGCCATAATGGGTCGGATCCAGCAGATACGCAAACAGATCGAGGAGACGACCTCCGATTACGACCGTGAGAAGCTCCAGGAAAGGCTGGCCAAGCTCGCCGGTGGCGTCGCCGTCATTAAGGTCGGAGCGGCGAGCGAGGTGGAGATGAAGAATAAGAAGGCGCTCTTCGAGGACGCCATGCACGCCACCAGAGCGGCGGTCGAGGAGGGGATCGTCCCCGGCGGAGGAGTGGCGCTTCTGAGATGTATACCCGCCCTGGATGAGCTGAAGGTCGAGGACGAGGACGAACAGGTGGGGATCAACATAGTCAGAAGGGCACTCGAGGAGCCGATCCGCCAGATCGCTCGCAACGCCGGAAAGGAGGACTCAGTCATCGTCGAGAAGGTTCGCAGCGCTGACTTCGCAATAGGATATGACGCCGCCAAGGATGAGATCGTCGACATGTTCAAGGCGGGTATCATCGATCCGACCAAGGTAGTCAGGACCGCCCTCCAGAACGCGGCAAGCGTCGCCGGACTGATGATCACCACCGAGGCGCTCGTGGCCGAGATACCCGAAAAGGAAAAGGAAAAAGCGCCGACGCCGCCTGACATGTATTGA
- the prfA gene encoding peptide chain release factor 1 → MLEKLQPKLDEIERRYAEIERKMLDPEVLSDPRKIQQLSRALAEVSPVIETYERLKSVLKDINDAKAILETERDEEMIDFLRDELKKLQDERERIEDELKLLLIPKDPNDERNVIMEIRAGTGGEEAALFAADLFRMYTKYAKRKGWQVEIMNSHPTELKGFKEIIFAIEGQGAYSRLKFEGGVHRVQRIPVTETGGRIHTSAVTVAVLPEAEEVDVEIRDEDLRVDVYRSSGHGGQHVNTTDSAVRITHIPTGIVVTCQDERSQHKNKAKALKILRARLLDMKQREMESQRAIARRNMVGSGDRSERIRTYNFPQNRVTDDRINLTLYKLDAIMEGDLDLIIEPLILADQAERLKQLQIEGN, encoded by the coding sequence ATGCTGGAGAAGTTACAGCCCAAACTCGATGAGATCGAGAGAAGATACGCTGAAATTGAAAGGAAGATGTTAGATCCTGAGGTGCTCTCTGACCCTCGCAAGATCCAGCAGCTTTCCAGAGCGCTTGCCGAGGTATCTCCTGTGATAGAGACCTACGAGAGACTGAAATCGGTTCTCAAGGATATAAACGATGCCAAAGCGATACTGGAGACGGAAAGGGATGAGGAGATGATAGATTTTCTCAGAGATGAGCTCAAGAAACTTCAGGATGAGCGTGAGAGGATAGAAGATGAGCTGAAGCTACTCCTCATTCCGAAGGACCCCAACGACGAGCGCAACGTCATAATGGAGATCAGAGCGGGAACAGGTGGGGAGGAAGCAGCGCTTTTCGCCGCTGATCTCTTCAGAATGTATACCAAATACGCCAAGAGAAAGGGATGGCAGGTCGAGATCATGAATTCCCATCCGACGGAGCTTAAGGGATTCAAGGAGATCATCTTCGCGATAGAGGGACAAGGAGCCTACAGCAGGCTTAAGTTTGAAGGGGGTGTGCATCGGGTCCAAAGGATTCCTGTTACGGAAACGGGCGGCAGGATTCACACCTCCGCCGTCACAGTCGCCGTGTTACCGGAAGCTGAAGAGGTGGATGTGGAGATACGAGATGAGGATCTGCGCGTAGACGTGTATCGCTCCTCCGGACACGGCGGCCAACATGTCAACACGACCGATTCAGCGGTCAGGATCACCCACATCCCTACCGGAATAGTCGTCACATGCCAGGACGAACGCTCTCAGCATAAGAACAAGGCCAAAGCGCTTAAGATCCTCAGGGCAAGGCTGCTGGATATGAAACAGAGAGAGATGGAATCGCAAAGGGCTATCGCCAGGAGGAATATGGTGGGATCGGGTGACAGAAGCGAGCGGATCAGGACGTATAACTTCCCCCAAAACAGGGTCACTGACGACCGGATAAACCTGACACTTTATAAGCTTGACGCCATAATGGAGGGCGATCTGGATCTGATAATCGAGCCACTCATCCTGGCCGATCAGGCCGAGAGGCTCAAGCAGTTGCAGATCGAGGGGAATTGA
- a CDS encoding sulfatase — protein MRVILVFFDTMRYDHASFNGYPRKTTPILDELAREGTIFTNCYATDVPTQPCYTATFTGQRGIKTGIVTHGQPEETIPSRLDTFPALLAKKGILTAAISTLYRFRRWFAQGFIHYIQPNIGKWLQHVSCEDVNKEAIPWIKAYAHREFFLFLHYWDPHTPYNLVPKRYLGKFYSGDPYDPSNKSLEDLRSRPLMYFFISGGAVPELKEGLTDIEYPIAQYDAEINYADEHFGDVLEALEREKVLDDTIIIFTSDHGEALRGEHGVYFDHMDAYEQVAHVPFFIWAPGRVKAQTVSAFVQHTDIAPTVLEAFGVNVPESFEGKSLWPILRGETTEHREFVVTNQGLWSAQRAYRTKRWTLMRTYAPGMLTEAKDWELFDRLDDPDESKDVSAQNGDIFEELRAEYLRWLDAEVGGRPDPLRIEAAKSSAANSVKRRFEMWKAMSPRDRGDIDDRPGRR, from the coding sequence ATGAGGGTAATACTGGTCTTTTTTGACACCATGAGATATGATCATGCCTCGTTCAACGGCTATCCGAGGAAGACGACGCCGATTCTCGATGAGTTGGCACGTGAGGGAACGATCTTCACGAATTGCTACGCCACGGATGTTCCCACACAACCGTGTTATACGGCTACTTTTACGGGACAGCGCGGCATTAAAACGGGGATCGTCACACATGGCCAACCTGAGGAGACGATTCCAAGTCGACTGGATACCTTCCCGGCCCTTCTAGCGAAGAAGGGGATACTGACAGCGGCTATAAGCACTCTTTATCGATTTCGCCGTTGGTTCGCTCAGGGTTTCATCCACTATATCCAGCCGAACATCGGTAAATGGCTTCAACACGTCAGTTGTGAGGATGTGAACAAGGAGGCGATTCCTTGGATTAAGGCATACGCTCATCGGGAGTTCTTCCTCTTCCTTCATTATTGGGACCCACATACGCCTTATAATCTCGTACCCAAAAGGTATCTGGGGAAGTTCTACTCCGGCGATCCATATGATCCATCGAATAAATCCCTTGAGGACCTCCGATCTCGACCGCTCATGTATTTCTTCATCTCCGGTGGAGCGGTGCCGGAATTAAAGGAGGGGCTCACGGACATCGAGTATCCTATAGCTCAATATGACGCCGAGATAAATTACGCGGACGAACATTTCGGCGACGTACTCGAAGCTCTGGAGAGGGAGAAGGTACTGGATGACACGATAATCATCTTCACCTCCGATCATGGGGAGGCTCTCAGAGGAGAACACGGCGTATACTTCGATCATATGGACGCCTACGAACAGGTGGCTCATGTGCCGTTTTTTATCTGGGCGCCGGGCAGGGTAAAAGCACAGACGGTCTCCGCTTTCGTTCAGCACACGGACATCGCCCCTACGGTGCTCGAAGCCTTTGGGGTAAATGTCCCCGAATCCTTCGAGGGCAAAAGCCTCTGGCCGATTCTCCGCGGGGAGACCACCGAGCACAGGGAGTTCGTCGTCACGAACCAGGGTCTCTGGTCCGCCCAAAGGGCGTATCGGACGAAACGATGGACGCTCATGCGCACATATGCTCCGGGAATGCTCACAGAGGCAAAAGACTGGGAACTTTTTGACAGGCTCGATGATCCCGATGAAAGCAAGGATGTCTCCGCACAGAACGGGGATATCTTCGAGGAGCTAAGGGCAGAATACCTCAGATGGTTGGATGCTGAGGTAGGTGGGAGACCTGATCCCCTAAGGATAGAAGCTGCTAAGAGCTCCGCAGCTAACTCGGTGAAGAGGAGGTTTGAGATGTGGAAAGCGATGTCTCCCAGGGACAGAGGTGATATAGACGATAGACCTGGACGGAGGTAA